From Halobacillus sp. Marseille-Q1614, the proteins below share one genomic window:
- a CDS encoding UTRA domain-containing protein, with protein MPRTKFMDIYEDLKDKIERNVFEYQQLIPSENTLVKEYNCSRNTIRRAIAELVSKGYLQTKHGKGVRVIYQDFKQNEYMFGETETFKEFAQRNDKKHRTEVVLYEEVTADEQIQEITSMPIGTKLYHLQRVRYLDGNPVIMDHNYFRADVVKGLTVEIAEDSIYEYLEKELNHRVVTAKRQMIVEKTTDLDEKYLNMDGYNCVVVVTSYIYNEDGVMFERTQSRHTPGNFVFFDQTQQRQ; from the coding sequence ATGCCTAGGACTAAATTCATGGACATTTATGAAGATTTAAAAGACAAAATCGAACGAAATGTATTCGAGTATCAACAGCTGATTCCCTCGGAAAATACGCTTGTGAAAGAATATAACTGTTCACGAAACACAATAAGGCGGGCGATCGCAGAGCTCGTTTCTAAAGGATATCTTCAAACAAAACACGGCAAAGGGGTCCGCGTCATTTATCAGGACTTCAAGCAGAATGAATATATGTTTGGAGAAACGGAAACCTTTAAAGAGTTTGCACAGCGAAACGATAAGAAGCATCGTACAGAAGTTGTTCTTTATGAAGAAGTTACAGCGGATGAACAGATCCAGGAGATTACTTCAATGCCGATAGGAACAAAGCTCTATCATCTGCAGCGGGTGCGTTATCTTGATGGAAATCCTGTGATTATGGATCATAACTATTTTAGGGCCGATGTGGTTAAAGGGTTAACAGTGGAGATCGCTGAAGATTCGATCTATGAATACTTGGAGAAAGAATTAAACCATCGGGTCGTGACCGCGAAAAGGCAGATGATTGTTGAGAAAACGACTGACCTCGATGAGAAGTATCTTAATATGGATGGCTATAATTGTGTCGTTGTGGTGACGAGCTATATTTATAATGAGGACGGCGTCATGTTTGAACGCACACAGTCACGCCACACGCCAGGGAATTTTGTGTTTTTTGATCAAACCCAGCAAAGGCAGTAA
- a CDS encoding response regulator translates to MKVMIVDDEPLEREVLTLMLKRENLEISRLYCADNGADAVDQMRQERMDVVLMDIEMPVMDGLMAAKLIKKDFPDCRIIFLTAHDEFDYAFQTIKLGVEDYLLKPAHPNDIRQALLKFIPEVHHPYPPSIDVSCDHVQTLIEHIENNLHLDLTLESLSDLVYLSDQYLSRLFKQEIGCTITQYITARRLDKAKECLRNQQDNIMEISEKCGFTDSNYFSRVFKKYEGITPTQYQQQSFVAKKKRMNSFNNFVM, encoded by the coding sequence ATGAAGGTAATGATCGTAGATGATGAACCGTTGGAACGAGAGGTTTTAACATTAATGCTTAAAAGGGAAAACTTGGAGATCAGCCGCTTATATTGTGCTGATAACGGGGCGGATGCTGTCGATCAGATGAGGCAGGAGAGAATGGATGTCGTGCTTATGGATATTGAAATGCCTGTTATGGACGGTTTGATGGCAGCTAAATTAATTAAAAAAGATTTTCCAGACTGCCGTATCATTTTTCTTACAGCGCATGATGAGTTTGATTATGCTTTTCAAACGATTAAATTAGGAGTAGAGGATTATTTACTAAAACCTGCTCACCCAAACGATATAAGGCAAGCGTTATTGAAATTTATTCCAGAAGTACATCACCCATATCCACCTTCTATTGATGTGTCCTGCGATCATGTTCAGACTCTTATAGAACATATAGAAAATAACCTTCATTTAGATTTAACTTTAGAAAGTTTATCTGACCTTGTCTATCTTAGCGACCAATATTTAAGCAGACTTTTTAAACAAGAAATCGGTTGTACGATTACTCAATATATTACAGCTCGAAGGCTGGATAAAGCGAAAGAATGTCTTAGAAACCAACAAGATAATATAATGGAAATAAGCGAGAAATGCGGGTTTACTGACTCTAATTATTTTTCAAGGGTCTTCAAAAAGTACGAAGGTATTACTCCTACGCAATATCAGCAGCAATCTTTTGTAGCCAAAAAGAAAAGGATGAATTCCTTCAATAATTTTGTAATGTAG
- a CDS encoding PocR ligand-binding domain-containing protein: protein MSVLTLRNIVDVEMLQEIQEDFSDATGFAVIIADNQGIPVTNPTNFTSFCTQIRSSPEGSQGCILSDKTVGLRAAERGEVVRHYCHSGLVDMAAPIVYNGKHLGSVLCGQVLIEGQDEKLLNDIRKKIKSLPIDQDLLNLFLARIEFTSEQQIESAKGMLQLVANYITKFGAVRIAQEEINEKSQILMKETKLRVRLEELLKETQLKVLQSQINPHFLYNTLNTISRLAYLENAEQTQSVTYSLSKIMRYSLRNIDQLVTLKEELDYTGNYLNIQQSRFRDRLQFKQVIDIDAEMVKLPILSIQPIIENAIIHGFEPRDDRVVIKIHGYLENESFVLEITDTGTGMSKEQLDHIFSQTSNPKNSHTTGIGMTNVHKRLQYYFGEEYGITAIESQIGVGTMVRMVIPVLGG, encoded by the coding sequence TTGAGTGTATTGACATTACGTAACATCGTGGATGTTGAGATGCTTCAGGAGATTCAGGAAGACTTTTCAGATGCTACTGGTTTTGCTGTTATTATCGCAGATAACCAAGGAATACCTGTGACAAATCCAACAAACTTCACAAGTTTTTGTACACAGATACGCTCTTCCCCGGAAGGGTCACAAGGCTGTATATTATCAGATAAAACAGTAGGTTTGAGGGCAGCTGAACGAGGGGAAGTGGTCAGGCATTATTGTCACTCTGGATTAGTTGATATGGCAGCGCCAATAGTTTATAACGGAAAACATCTTGGTTCTGTGCTATGCGGCCAGGTTTTGATTGAAGGTCAGGATGAAAAATTATTAAATGATATTCGAAAGAAAATAAAGAGTTTACCAATTGACCAAGATCTTCTAAATCTCTTTCTTGCTAGAATTGAATTTACAAGTGAGCAGCAGATTGAATCGGCAAAAGGCATGCTGCAGCTTGTAGCGAATTACATCACCAAGTTTGGCGCTGTCCGGATTGCACAAGAAGAGATAAACGAAAAGAGTCAAATACTGATGAAGGAGACAAAACTTCGTGTCAGGTTAGAGGAACTTCTTAAGGAAACTCAATTAAAGGTATTACAATCTCAAATAAATCCACATTTCTTATACAATACATTAAACACAATTTCACGTCTTGCATACTTAGAGAACGCAGAACAAACTCAAAGTGTAACCTATTCATTGTCAAAGATTATGAGGTACAGCCTTCGTAATATAGATCAGCTCGTTACATTAAAAGAAGAGCTAGACTATACCGGAAATTATCTGAATATTCAGCAATCAAGATTTCGAGACCGCCTCCAATTTAAACAGGTAATTGATATAGATGCAGAAATGGTTAAATTACCCATCCTGTCCATCCAACCTATAATTGAGAATGCTATCATACACGGATTTGAGCCCCGTGATGACCGTGTGGTTATTAAAATTCATGGTTACTTAGAAAATGAAAGTTTTGTTTTAGAAATTACTGATACAGGGACCGGCATGTCTAAAGAACAATTAGATCACATTTTCTCGCAAACAAGTAACCCAAAAAACAGCCACACCACAGGAATTGGAATGACCAATGTGCATAAGAGACTTCAATATTATTTTGGAGAGGAATATGGAATTACTGCAATTGAAAGTCAAATAGGAGTTGGCACAATGGTTCGAATGGTTATTCCTGTTTTAGGAGGTTAA
- a CDS encoding heme-binding protein — protein sequence MVQINLELAKKLMESAENEAKEMGTPMVISIVDEGGNFIACHRMDDALLVSVDIAQNKAWTSVAMKMPTSDLAQAAGVGKELYGINTTNSGRVVVFGGGIPLRDKDKIVGAVGVSGGSVEEDIRVAQAAVNMFEESSLFQS from the coding sequence ATGGTCCAGATCAATTTAGAATTAGCAAAAAAGCTCATGGAAAGTGCAGAGAATGAAGCTAAAGAAATGGGCACACCAATGGTGATCAGTATTGTTGATGAAGGCGGAAACTTCATAGCCTGTCATAGAATGGACGACGCATTATTAGTTAGTGTAGATATTGCTCAAAATAAAGCTTGGACTTCAGTAGCCATGAAAATGCCAACATCAGATTTGGCTCAAGCAGCAGGGGTAGGAAAAGAGCTATATGGCATTAATACAACCAATAGCGGCCGGGTAGTAGTTTTTGGTGGAGGAATACCACTGCGTGATAAAGATAAGATCGTCGGGGCAGTAGGGGTGAGTGGTGGTTCCGTTGAAGAAGATATACGTGTAGCTCAGGCAGCTGTTAATATGTTTGAAGAATCTAGTTTATTTCAAAGTTAA
- a CDS encoding glycerol dehydratase reactivase beta/small subunit family protein: protein MNKPEIYIVISYDSSLPAVPIQEVASGLEEEGVPYLLKEDQKANHSIELGWNAASMSPLEVGVGIDESGCICIHHRKLNPEKPYLQDNIQNARKLGTNAARLIKGLPLYD from the coding sequence ATGAATAAACCTGAAATTTATATTGTGATTTCATACGATAGCTCTCTTCCTGCTGTTCCCATTCAAGAAGTGGCTTCTGGATTGGAAGAAGAAGGGGTTCCTTATTTATTGAAGGAGGATCAGAAAGCCAATCATTCTATCGAACTTGGCTGGAATGCAGCGTCCATGTCCCCGTTAGAAGTAGGGGTCGGAATTGATGAGAGTGGATGTATATGTATACACCATCGAAAGCTAAATCCGGAAAAACCATATTTGCAAGATAACATTCAAAATGCGAGGAAATTAGGAACGAATGCAGCTCGGTTGATTAAGGGGCTGCCATTATATGATTAA
- a CDS encoding diol dehydratase reactivase subunit alpha: MKNSDTLNKTLAGVDIGNSSTEVAIARIYGEYCEFVSQHLVKTTGIKGTEDNIKGIRLALREAAKKADMDLQDIDLIRLNDAVPVIGDLAMDLISETIITESSMIGHNPDTPGGAGLGIGTTILIDQLDENKGRQEDFIVVIPKFFDYEWVAHRLNKAVEKGVSITGAVVQKDDGVLIHNRLNKKIPIVDEVSLIEKVPLLKLAAVEVALPGFVIRTLSNPYGLSTVFKLDPDQTKQVSLVAKALVGNRSAVVIRTPQGEVVERKIEAGNVILKGPNNQQLGVSINDGAEAIMNTYEKLGTLVDVQGETGTNVGGMFNGLRHDLASLTGQLADEITISDFLAVNAVIPTSISGSMAGELSMESGVALASMVKTDKVPVQKVADRLENELGITVEVGGVEAEMAIRGALTTPGTRKPIIILDMGGGSTDAALMNESGKITTTHLAGAGDMVTMLINSELALEDLELAEKIKKYPLGKVVSLFHMQLEDGTTLFSENPFPPYTFGKVVIREDRELTPLASRESMERIKDIRRSAKRRVFVTNALRALKGVVPTGNLNHISFVVMLGGSALDFEIPQMLTEELGKYGIVAGFANIRGKEGPRNAVATGLVLSSVRNEVFK; this comes from the coding sequence GTGAAGAATAGCGATACTTTGAATAAAACTCTAGCAGGTGTGGACATCGGCAATTCTTCCACTGAAGTAGCGATTGCACGTATTTATGGAGAGTATTGTGAGTTCGTTTCCCAGCATTTAGTGAAGACAACTGGAATAAAAGGAACGGAAGATAATATAAAAGGAATTCGGCTTGCATTGCGGGAAGCCGCTAAAAAAGCAGATATGGACCTTCAGGATATTGATCTTATTCGGTTGAATGATGCAGTGCCCGTCATTGGCGACCTGGCTATGGACTTGATAAGTGAAACGATTATAACGGAATCTTCCATGATCGGCCATAATCCAGATACCCCTGGTGGTGCCGGCTTAGGAATTGGAACAACGATTTTGATAGATCAATTAGATGAGAACAAAGGGCGGCAGGAAGATTTCATAGTAGTAATCCCTAAATTCTTTGATTATGAATGGGTAGCGCACCGCTTAAATAAGGCTGTAGAAAAAGGAGTATCTATTACCGGTGCTGTCGTTCAAAAAGATGACGGGGTATTAATACACAACCGTTTAAATAAGAAAATACCTATTGTAGACGAGGTATCTTTAATTGAAAAAGTCCCTCTTTTGAAATTAGCGGCGGTAGAGGTAGCACTTCCTGGATTTGTGATTCGAACGTTAAGCAACCCATATGGTCTTTCTACCGTGTTTAAGCTGGATCCAGACCAAACGAAACAAGTTTCTCTAGTCGCTAAAGCGTTAGTAGGGAACCGATCAGCTGTAGTAATCAGGACTCCACAAGGCGAGGTAGTTGAAAGAAAAATCGAAGCAGGGAATGTAATTTTAAAAGGACCGAATAATCAGCAATTAGGTGTGTCCATTAATGATGGGGCTGAAGCCATTATGAATACGTATGAAAAGCTGGGGACACTGGTAGATGTTCAGGGAGAAACAGGGACAAATGTTGGCGGGATGTTTAACGGACTTCGGCATGACCTGGCCTCACTTACAGGTCAATTAGCAGATGAAATAACAATCTCTGATTTTCTGGCAGTCAATGCCGTGATTCCGACTTCCATCAGCGGGTCAATGGCTGGTGAACTTTCTATGGAAAGCGGGGTTGCCCTAGCATCCATGGTAAAAACGGATAAGGTCCCTGTTCAAAAAGTCGCTGATCGTCTAGAAAATGAGCTGGGTATTACTGTGGAAGTTGGTGGAGTAGAAGCGGAAATGGCTATTCGGGGAGCGTTAACTACCCCTGGTACAAGGAAACCAATTATCATTCTGGACATGGGGGGCGGATCTACTGATGCTGCGCTGATGAATGAATCGGGGAAGATTACAACAACCCACTTGGCTGGTGCAGGAGACATGGTTACTATGCTGATTAATTCAGAACTTGCATTAGAGGATCTCGAACTTGCTGAAAAAATTAAAAAGTATCCTTTAGGAAAAGTAGTGAGTCTGTTTCATATGCAATTAGAAGATGGAACGACTTTATTCTCTGAAAACCCTTTTCCACCTTATACTTTTGGAAAAGTGGTGATTCGAGAAGATAGAGAGCTGACTCCTCTAGCAAGTAGAGAATCTATGGAGAGAATCAAGGATATACGCCGTAGTGCTAAGCGGAGAGTATTTGTGACAAATGCACTTCGGGCCCTTAAGGGAGTGGTACCAACAGGCAATCTAAACCACATATCTTTTGTCGTAATGTTGGGGGGATCGGCATTAGACTTCGAAATTCCACAGATGTTAACAGAGGAATTGGGTAAGTATGGTATTGTAGCTGGGTTTGCAAATATTCGTGGAAAAGAAGGGCCACGGAATGCAGTTGCTACTGGTTTGGTATTGTCCTCTGTTCGTAATGAGGTATTTAAATGA
- a CDS encoding diol dehydratase small subunit, with translation MTNLTREDYPLGQKRPDLVYTPKEKSYNDLTLDAALNGEITGDDLRISPKTLEMHAEISESLGRTQLAKNFRRAAEMINISDARILEIYNALRPNRSTKEELLMIADELEEEYAARENAELIREAADVYERRGSLKKSEE, from the coding sequence ATGACAAATTTAACAAGAGAAGACTATCCACTTGGTCAGAAAAGACCTGATTTAGTATATACACCTAAAGAAAAATCTTATAACGATTTAACATTAGATGCTGCTTTAAATGGAGAAATAACAGGGGACGACTTACGTATCAGTCCAAAGACACTTGAGATGCATGCAGAAATAAGTGAAAGCTTAGGAAGAACACAACTTGCGAAAAACTTCAGACGGGCGGCTGAAATGATCAATATTTCTGATGCTCGCATTCTAGAAATTTATAATGCTTTGCGGCCTAATCGGTCAACTAAGGAAGAGCTTTTGATGATTGCCGATGAATTAGAGGAAGAATATGCAGCGAGGGAAAATGCGGAATTAATCCGAGAAGCTGCAGATGTATATGAAAGACGGGGAAGTTTAAAGAAAAGTGAAGAATAG
- a CDS encoding propanediol/glycerol family dehydratase medium subunit, which translates to MTTETFSIEMKLSEIGPAAKGTNPREVIVAIAPAFGKEMNKTIVGVSHTSVLREILSGIEEQGAESRVIRSLSTADLAFMAHGAAKMSGSGISIGLQSRGTAVIHQQNLDPLSNFELFPQSPLITLETYRMIGRNAAMYALGESPNPVPVVNDQMARPKYQAAAALLYLKECQSRIRDQKPIELKVDFSIEE; encoded by the coding sequence ATGACCACAGAAACTTTTTCAATAGAAATGAAATTGTCAGAAATTGGTCCAGCAGCAAAAGGTACAAATCCAAGAGAAGTAATTGTAGCAATTGCCCCAGCTTTCGGAAAGGAAATGAACAAAACAATTGTAGGTGTTTCTCATACTTCTGTCCTGCGTGAAATCCTTTCTGGAATTGAAGAGCAGGGAGCTGAGTCGAGGGTGATCCGCAGTTTGAGCACGGCTGATTTAGCATTTATGGCTCATGGAGCTGCGAAAATGAGCGGCTCAGGAATCAGTATTGGACTGCAATCGAGAGGTACAGCCGTCATCCATCAACAAAACCTTGATCCACTTAGTAATTTCGAGTTATTCCCTCAGTCTCCTTTAATTACTTTAGAAACTTACCGAATGATCGGTAGAAATGCTGCCATGTACGCTTTAGGGGAAAGTCCAAATCCTGTACCAGTAGTAAATGACCAAATGGCAAGGCCTAAATATCAGGCAGCGGCAGCTCTGCTCTATTTAAAAGAGTGTCAATCTCGTATTCGAGATCAAAAACCTATAGAACTAAAAGTAGATTTTTCAATTGAAGAATAG
- a CDS encoding propanediol/glycerol family dehydratase large subunit — MKHSKRFEILKERPVNKDGFVTEWPEMGFVAMSSPNDPNPTIKVENGKIVELDEKKREDFDMLDQFIADYTIDPSAAEEVMMLDSVDIARKMVDINVSRSEIIEISKGLTPAKVLEVLNHMNVVEMMMALQKMRARKTPSNQCHVTNVRDNPVLMAADAAEAGLYGFDEQETTVGVVRYAPFNALALLVGSQTARGGILTQDSLEEATELRLAMLGLTSYAETISIYGTESVFIDGDDTPWSKSFLASAYASRGAKMRFTSGTGSEVQMAGAEGKSMLYLEIRCVMMAKGVGVQGLQNGSISCIGIPASVPSGIRAVLAENLATTLFDMEVASGNDQTFSHSEIRRSAKMLCQMLPGTDFIFSGFSAVPNNEDMFAGSNMDSSDLDDYLIIQRDMMVDGGLKPVDEEKVIEARYQAAKSLQVVFEELGFPLITDEEVDAATYGNSSEDMPQRNVVEDLKAAERILQDGISGFDIALILAQRGYGTTAERIFNLLKQRVAGDYLHTSAIIDKENVVISAVNDENDYKGPGTGYRLSQERWEEIKDIRQAISPRDFD, encoded by the coding sequence ATGAAGCATTCAAAAAGATTTGAAATTTTGAAAGAAAGACCTGTTAATAAAGATGGATTTGTAACTGAATGGCCAGAAATGGGATTTGTCGCTATGTCCAGTCCTAATGACCCTAATCCTACGATTAAAGTAGAGAACGGAAAAATAGTAGAATTGGATGAAAAGAAACGAGAAGACTTTGATATGCTTGATCAGTTTATTGCAGATTATACGATTGATCCTAGTGCTGCTGAAGAAGTTATGATGCTTGATAGTGTAGATATCGCACGAAAGATGGTTGATATAAATGTATCTCGTTCAGAAATAATAGAAATCTCTAAGGGGCTAACCCCGGCCAAGGTGCTGGAAGTACTCAATCATATGAATGTTGTAGAAATGATGATGGCTTTACAAAAGATGAGGGCAAGGAAAACACCGTCTAATCAATGTCACGTAACAAACGTTCGGGATAATCCTGTACTTATGGCGGCAGATGCCGCAGAGGCGGGTCTTTATGGATTCGATGAACAAGAAACTACGGTAGGGGTTGTCCGTTACGCTCCTTTTAATGCCTTGGCTCTGCTTGTAGGTTCGCAAACAGCAAGAGGAGGAATTTTAACTCAAGATTCGTTAGAGGAAGCAACAGAACTTCGCCTAGCGATGCTTGGTTTAACATCTTATGCTGAAACAATTTCTATCTATGGAACAGAATCGGTATTTATAGATGGTGATGATACACCTTGGTCAAAATCATTTTTAGCTTCTGCATATGCTTCACGCGGTGCTAAGATGCGCTTCACTTCAGGGACAGGTTCCGAAGTCCAAATGGCTGGTGCTGAAGGGAAATCCATGCTCTATTTAGAAATTCGCTGTGTGATGATGGCTAAGGGAGTAGGCGTACAAGGGCTGCAGAATGGATCGATCAGCTGTATCGGTATCCCGGCTTCTGTCCCCAGTGGAATTCGGGCGGTTTTAGCAGAGAACTTGGCAACCACATTGTTTGATATGGAAGTGGCTTCTGGAAATGATCAAACATTCTCTCATTCAGAAATAAGACGCAGTGCAAAAATGCTTTGTCAAATGCTTCCGGGAACAGATTTTATTTTCTCTGGATTTAGTGCGGTACCAAATAATGAGGATATGTTTGCGGGGTCGAATATGGATTCAAGCGATCTTGACGATTATTTGATCATTCAGCGAGACATGATGGTTGATGGCGGACTAAAACCAGTAGATGAAGAGAAGGTTATTGAAGCCCGTTATCAGGCAGCTAAATCGCTGCAAGTAGTTTTTGAAGAATTAGGATTCCCTCTCATTACTGATGAAGAAGTAGATGCAGCGACTTATGGCAACAGTAGTGAAGATATGCCGCAAAGAAACGTGGTGGAAGACCTAAAAGCAGCAGAGAGAATTTTACAGGATGGTATTTCTGGATTTGATATTGCTCTGATTTTAGCTCAACGAGGATACGGAACGACAGCTGAACGAATCTTTAACCTTTTAAAACAAAGAGTCGCTGGAGATTACCTTCATACGTCAGCGATTATTGATAAAGAAAATGTAGTGATTAGTGCGGTTAATGATGAAAACGATTACAAAGGGCCGGGAACTGGATACAGACTAAGCCAAGAAAGATGGGAAGAAATTAAGGATATACGCCAAGCTATCAGTCCGAGAGACTTTGACTGA
- a CDS encoding ROK family transcriptional regulator: protein MKRNGFKLMQELNQFRILDMIRKYGPISRSDLAKRLNLSPTTVATAVSEFIKEGMVVDGQPGHSRGGRKPILVSFVPDSRFLIGVSITNSAITLASMDMEANIIKKSICTINILEKEAIVDYIVSSIAAYVKEISDLDNCIGISTIAPGIVDSENGIIRKNTKLNLEEVPLKALVEERTGLKTWVDNDANAIVLAEKQFGTFQDKRNLVYIQLGEGLGAGMIINDEIFRGRNGGAGEFGHISLDKHGPVCECGNAGCLDYYVGWPAVYGKILSSLTRGKSSVMLKMAEGDLAGIDLPIFLKALASKDELAQEIAGEMASYLAAGLVTITHLLNPDVILIGWDAIYHDSSLMEAVQDELKEHSFVLFTDDLEVHPATLGQDFQLKGAAAVLLQDIFNFSI, encoded by the coding sequence ATGAAAAGAAACGGGTTCAAGCTGATGCAGGAATTAAATCAGTTTCGGATACTAGATATGATTAGAAAATATGGCCCGATTTCCAGAAGTGATCTGGCTAAAAGATTAAACCTGAGCCCTACCACTGTAGCAACTGCTGTAAGTGAGTTTATAAAAGAAGGGATGGTAGTTGATGGTCAGCCGGGCCATTCGCGAGGCGGAAGAAAGCCGATCTTAGTAAGCTTCGTTCCCGACAGCCGCTTTCTGATTGGTGTGTCGATAACCAATTCTGCGATTACGTTAGCCTCTATGGATATGGAAGCTAACATTATCAAGAAATCTATTTGCACAATAAACATACTTGAGAAGGAAGCTATAGTTGATTACATTGTTTCCAGTATAGCTGCTTATGTAAAAGAGATTTCTGATCTGGACAATTGTATAGGTATTTCAACTATTGCCCCAGGTATTGTAGATTCCGAGAATGGGATTATTCGTAAAAACACCAAACTTAACCTTGAAGAAGTGCCTTTGAAAGCTCTTGTGGAAGAGCGGACAGGTCTTAAAACATGGGTCGACAATGATGCGAATGCGATTGTCCTGGCTGAAAAGCAATTTGGAACTTTCCAGGATAAACGAAACCTGGTTTACATTCAACTGGGTGAAGGCTTGGGAGCAGGCATGATCATTAATGATGAGATTTTTCGGGGGAGAAATGGCGGTGCCGGAGAATTTGGTCATATAAGCTTAGACAAACATGGTCCCGTGTGTGAATGCGGAAATGCTGGCTGCCTGGATTATTATGTAGGCTGGCCGGCTGTTTATGGAAAAATTTTGTCTTCTCTTACCCGCGGAAAGTCGTCTGTCATGCTTAAGATGGCGGAAGGAGATCTTGCAGGCATTGACTTACCGATTTTTTTGAAAGCGCTAGCATCTAAAGATGAACTGGCGCAGGAAATCGCTGGAGAAATGGCTTCGTATTTAGCTGCAGGCTTAGTAACAATTACTCATTTACTTAACCCAGATGTAATTCTCATTGGTTGGGATGCAATATACCATGATTCATCATTAATGGAAGCGGTACAAGATGAACTTAAAGAACACTCCTTCGTTTTATTCACGGACGATCTGGAAGTTCACCCTGCTACACTGGGTCAGGACTTTCAGCTTAAGGGCGCAGCAGCCGTCCTGCTGCAGGACATTTTTAATTTTTCTATTTAA
- a CDS encoding Gfo/Idh/MocA family protein: MQNILLIGAGTMGSVHAHTYQNIKETNLAGIVDFTKEKADKLAAETGTKAFYSLEDAVQTLETIDLIDICLPTHLHKEYVEKAADLGVHVCCEKPLARTLEEADAMMSYCQEKGVRLFVGHVVRFFPEYVQAKQKIEQGTIGKPSVVRTTRGGVFPTGWDDWYADFDKSGGLLLDLVIHDFDYLRWCFGEVERVFAKSLSSRRNDRNDYTLVTLRFKKGVIAHVEGTWAHEGFSSKFELAGTTGIIEYDSSKVSPVKAVKRVQSQEANGVVVPESPLKETPFQKELRHFIECLETGHEPIVTPQDGYKAMEIAFAAKQSAETGKPVYLDQLN; this comes from the coding sequence TTGCAAAACATATTGTTAATTGGAGCTGGAACGATGGGCAGTGTCCACGCCCATACATACCAAAATATAAAAGAGACAAATTTAGCAGGGATTGTTGATTTTACAAAGGAAAAAGCAGACAAGCTTGCAGCCGAAACGGGAACGAAGGCTTTTTATTCGCTGGAGGATGCCGTTCAAACCCTGGAAACTATTGATTTAATAGATATCTGCCTCCCTACCCACTTACACAAAGAATATGTAGAAAAAGCAGCAGACCTCGGTGTCCATGTATGCTGTGAAAAGCCGCTGGCACGCACCTTGGAAGAAGCTGACGCAATGATGAGCTACTGCCAAGAAAAAGGAGTTCGGCTGTTCGTCGGCCATGTTGTACGTTTCTTTCCTGAATACGTTCAGGCCAAGCAGAAAATTGAACAAGGCACCATAGGAAAACCTTCAGTCGTGCGCACAACTAGAGGCGGAGTATTTCCTACTGGATGGGATGACTGGTATGCCGATTTCGACAAAAGCGGCGGACTCCTGCTGGATTTAGTAATCCATGACTTTGATTACCTGCGCTGGTGTTTTGGTGAGGTGGAAAGAGTGTTCGCGAAGAGTCTATCCAGCCGAAGAAATGACCGCAATGATTATACCTTAGTGACGTTACGATTTAAAAAGGGAGTCATCGCCCACGTTGAAGGCACATGGGCCCATGAAGGATTTTCTTCTAAGTTTGAGTTGGCCGGGACAACAGGAATTATCGAATACGACAGCTCCAAAGTGTCTCCAGTAAAAGCAGTAAAGAGAGTGCAATCACAAGAAGCGAACGGAGTCGTCGTACCAGAAAGCCCATTAAAAGAAACACCTTTCCAAAAAGAATTGAGGCATTTTATAGAATGCCTGGAAACAGGACATGAACCGATTGTAACTCCACAGGATGGATACAAAGCTATGGAGATTGCATTTGCAGCAAAGCAGTCGGCTGAAACAGGAAAACCCGTTTATTTAGACCAGCTCAATTAA